One genomic segment of Actinoplanes ianthinogenes includes these proteins:
- a CDS encoding DUF5130 family protein translates to MTSGELVEADREGPFTTRQLLRLDEALRIADRATGLTFSIYLGELEEPIRESAEKLHSQIANPHKAVLLAVSPSQRRLEIVTGDEARKRITDRDAKLAAFGMAGSFAGGDLVGGLLIGLDQLASHAGRS, encoded by the coding sequence GTGACAAGTGGTGAGCTGGTCGAGGCCGACCGCGAAGGTCCGTTCACGACCCGTCAGCTGCTGCGCCTCGACGAGGCGCTGCGGATCGCCGACCGGGCCACCGGCCTGACCTTCAGCATCTACCTCGGTGAGCTCGAGGAGCCGATCCGCGAGTCCGCCGAGAAACTGCACAGCCAGATCGCGAACCCGCACAAGGCGGTGCTGCTCGCGGTCTCCCCGAGCCAGCGCCGGCTGGAGATCGTCACGGGCGACGAGGCCCGTAAGCGGATCACCGACCGGGACGCGAAACTGGCCGCTTTCGGCATGGCCGGCTCGTTCGCCGGCGGTGACCTGGTCGGCGGCCTGCTGATCGGCCTGGACCAGCTGGCCTCGCACGCCGGCCGCTCCTGA
- a CDS encoding GNAT family N-acetyltransferase: MDDAVRLRAGTPEDITAICELLTLVFHQDFEGELKAAEASVHEPERSLVADDHGLMAGHALAFSRELTVPGAVLSAAHISSVGVRPTHRRRGLLTALMHRQLADIAAAGREPIAVLWASETGIYPRFGYGLASSRLKFSIMNREVRLTVPPAEPAGRLRMGAPLALLSDLSKLYDRLRTTRPGWSDRDDRWWRYVLTDAKDHRDGATQQYAVVHDGPGGPTGYALWRVMHSWNDHGPDAEVQVREVVADDPQTYQALWRFLLGIDLTRRVSWKLAAVDEPLQHLVDEPRRLGATLGDGLFIRLVDLPAALAARRYLAPVDVVLEVADPILPANAGRWRLTGGPDGAACVRTGDPADLTCSVTDLGAAYLGGTSLQALAAAGRVRQLTGNDPSVAFGWHRAPSATEVF, from the coding sequence ATGGACGACGCGGTACGGCTCCGGGCCGGGACACCCGAGGACATCACGGCGATCTGTGAGTTGCTCACCCTGGTGTTCCATCAGGATTTCGAGGGCGAGCTCAAGGCGGCCGAGGCATCGGTCCACGAGCCGGAGCGGTCGCTGGTCGCCGACGACCACGGGCTGATGGCCGGGCACGCCCTGGCGTTCAGCCGCGAGCTGACCGTGCCCGGCGCGGTGCTGAGCGCCGCGCACATCTCCAGCGTCGGGGTGCGGCCGACCCACCGGCGGCGCGGCCTGCTCACCGCGCTGATGCATCGCCAGCTGGCCGACATCGCGGCGGCCGGGCGGGAACCGATCGCGGTGCTCTGGGCCAGCGAAACCGGCATCTACCCCCGGTTCGGGTACGGCCTGGCCTCGTCCCGTCTCAAGTTCTCGATCATGAACCGGGAGGTCCGGCTGACCGTCCCGCCCGCCGAGCCCGCCGGCCGGCTGCGGATGGGCGCCCCGCTCGCGCTCCTCTCCGACCTCAGCAAGCTCTACGACCGGCTGCGCACCACCCGGCCCGGCTGGTCCGACCGCGACGACCGCTGGTGGCGATACGTGCTGACCGACGCGAAGGACCACCGCGACGGCGCCACCCAGCAGTACGCGGTGGTCCACGACGGGCCGGGCGGCCCCACCGGTTACGCCCTGTGGCGGGTCATGCACAGCTGGAACGACCACGGGCCGGACGCCGAGGTTCAGGTCCGCGAGGTGGTCGCCGATGATCCGCAGACCTATCAGGCGCTCTGGCGGTTCCTGCTGGGCATCGACCTGACCCGGCGGGTGAGCTGGAAACTGGCCGCGGTCGACGAGCCGTTGCAGCACCTGGTGGACGAGCCGCGGCGGCTGGGCGCCACGCTCGGCGACGGGCTGTTCATCCGGCTGGTCGACCTGCCGGCCGCGCTGGCCGCCCGGCGCTACCTCGCCCCGGTCGACGTGGTGCTGGAGGTGGCCGACCCGATCCTGCCGGCGAACGCCGGGCGCTGGCGGCTGACCGGCGGCCCGGACGGGGCGGCCTGCGTCCGGACCGGCGACCCGGCCGACCTGACGTGCTCGGTGACCGACCTCGGCGCGGCCTACCTGGGCGGGACCTCGCTCCAGGCACTCGCCGCGGCCGGCCGGGTCCGGCAGCTGACCGGAAACGATCCGAGCGTGGCGTTCGGCTGGCACCGGGCGCCCAGCGCGACCGAGGTGTTCTGA
- a CDS encoding DUF1015 family protein has product MTVVHPISRAWITTGGTGAQNYDEFADDAEITDIIAANAHSSLAVEMPHLAPESLGKTFAESLPDAVVRLERDKSEGHYRQAEHVVVLYRITAQDEAPAYGLWSLVDTDQISTSADEPGLVIRNEDVFIAKVRERVALADALQTLLSPVLLLQTGKGEELHAALADACAAAGEPEATDTDQSGRTHAIWVLGPGETQDRLTELAGGGELVVADGNHRSLAAQTGGLPRFLAVITTPASVAIQPYNRLISELPASPDELLERLRAAGATVTELPRAAALPGKGTIEMYAGGRSYAVGLPSDPAGTAVENLDHALVERVLLRDVLGLDPGDKRISYIGGDYPVEWLRDEVDNGRAELAVLIAPVTVEDFVEVNLARLKLPRKSTWFTPKARGGLVLAQLG; this is encoded by the coding sequence ATGACGGTCGTGCACCCGATCAGCCGGGCCTGGATCACCACTGGCGGTACCGGAGCCCAGAACTACGACGAGTTCGCCGACGACGCCGAAATCACCGACATCATCGCGGCCAACGCGCACAGCTCGCTGGCCGTGGAAATGCCGCATCTCGCGCCCGAGTCCCTCGGGAAGACCTTCGCCGAATCCCTGCCGGACGCCGTCGTCCGCCTGGAGCGCGACAAGTCCGAGGGACACTACCGGCAGGCTGAGCACGTCGTGGTGCTCTACCGGATCACCGCGCAGGACGAGGCGCCCGCCTACGGCCTGTGGAGCCTGGTCGACACCGACCAGATCTCCACCAGCGCCGACGAGCCGGGCCTGGTCATCCGCAACGAGGACGTCTTCATCGCCAAGGTCCGCGAGCGGGTCGCGCTCGCCGACGCGCTCCAGACGCTGCTCTCCCCGGTGCTGCTGCTGCAGACCGGCAAGGGCGAGGAGCTGCACGCGGCGCTGGCCGACGCCTGCGCCGCCGCGGGCGAGCCGGAGGCCACCGACACCGACCAGAGCGGCCGGACCCACGCCATCTGGGTGCTCGGGCCGGGCGAGACCCAGGACCGGCTCACCGAGCTGGCCGGCGGCGGCGAGCTGGTGGTCGCCGACGGCAACCACCGCAGCCTGGCCGCGCAGACCGGTGGCCTGCCCCGCTTCCTCGCCGTGATCACCACCCCGGCGTCGGTCGCGATCCAGCCGTACAACCGGCTGATCAGCGAGCTCCCGGCCAGCCCGGACGAGCTGCTGGAGCGGCTCCGCGCGGCCGGTGCGACGGTCACCGAGCTGCCGCGCGCCGCGGCGCTGCCCGGCAAGGGGACGATCGAGATGTACGCCGGGGGCCGCTCCTACGCCGTCGGCCTCCCGTCCGACCCGGCCGGCACGGCGGTGGAGAACCTGGACCACGCCCTGGTCGAGCGGGTGCTGCTGCGCGACGTGCTGGGCCTGGACCCGGGCGACAAGCGGATCTCCTACATCGGCGGCGACTACCCGGTGGAGTGGCTGCGCGACGAGGTCGACAACGGCCGCGCCGAGCTGGCCGTGCTGATCGCCCCGGTGACCGTGGAGGACTTCGTCGAGGTCAACCTGGCCCGGCTGAAGCTGCCGCGCAAGAGCACCTGGTTCACCCCGAAGGCCCGGGGCGGTCTCGTCCTCGCCCAGCTCGGCTGA
- the pepN gene encoding aminopeptidase N, with amino-acid sequence MAGVHNLTQVEAAERSRLLEVTAYDISLDLTDGNGNPGSDTFRSTTTVSFRCGEPGAETFIEAAAAKLHSATLNGAPLDLSTWSAEKGLPLPGLAETNVLVVEGDFAYSASGQGLHRSVDPVDKEIYLYSQFETADAQRVYAAFDQPDLKSVFTWHVTAPNHWKVVSNMPVEREEPVGAGARTVHFAESARMSTYITAICAGPFHEVRDSHDGIELGVFCRASMARHLDADDLFLITKQGFDFFHEQFGVRYPLPKYDQLWVPDFNAGAMENFGCVTHAEAHYIFRSQVTDYEYEQRANTILHELAHMWFGDLVTMRWWNDLWLNESFAEWASHWCNAEATRFSDAWSTFLAMRKAWGYRQDQLSSTHPVYCEMPDLEAVEVNFDGITYAKGASVIKQLVAYVGLEPFLTGLREYFTKHAWGNATFDDLLTDLETASGRELRKFAAQWLETAQVNTLRPVVGLDDQGRYTSVAVLQEAPAGYPTLRTHRLAIGLYDLDGERLVRRDRIEVDVTGDRTEIAELTGVQAPDVLLLNDDDLTYAKLRLDERSMGVLVEHIAGFESSLPRALCWAAAWDMLRDAELAARDYVQLVCSGLPAETDINLTTATLRQAAGALVSFADPEWAPTGWGMLAELATAQLAAAEAGSGWQLTWARAYITAARTPEQAEVLRGWLSGGTKPAGLVVDTELRWSLLQALAAIGAATESEIDDEVAGDKTASGEREAAIARALLPTPENKARVWAELTGPQTPPNWLNRSLLQGFQSTRQVALTAPYAEKFFAVVDDVWARSDSEPAQEFATLAYPTFQISEETVALTDAWLAQDGHPASLRRLVAEGRDGILRALKARAKDRSAS; translated from the coding sequence GTGGCCGGTGTTCACAACCTGACCCAGGTCGAGGCTGCGGAGCGGAGTCGTCTGCTCGAGGTGACCGCTTACGACATCAGCCTCGACCTGACCGACGGAAACGGCAACCCCGGGTCCGACACCTTCCGCTCCACCACCACCGTCTCGTTCCGGTGCGGCGAGCCCGGCGCCGAGACGTTCATCGAGGCCGCGGCGGCGAAACTGCACAGCGCCACGCTGAACGGCGCGCCGCTCGACCTGAGCACCTGGTCGGCCGAGAAAGGCCTCCCGCTGCCCGGCCTGGCCGAGACCAACGTCCTGGTCGTCGAGGGTGACTTCGCCTACTCGGCGAGCGGCCAGGGTCTGCACCGCAGCGTGGACCCGGTGGACAAGGAGATCTACCTCTACAGCCAGTTCGAGACCGCGGACGCGCAGCGGGTCTACGCGGCGTTCGACCAGCCCGACCTGAAGAGTGTCTTCACCTGGCACGTGACCGCGCCGAACCACTGGAAAGTGGTCTCGAACATGCCGGTCGAGCGGGAGGAGCCGGTCGGCGCGGGCGCGCGGACGGTCCACTTCGCCGAGTCGGCGCGGATGAGCACGTACATCACGGCGATCTGCGCCGGGCCGTTCCACGAGGTCCGCGACTCGCACGACGGCATCGAGCTGGGCGTCTTCTGCCGCGCCTCGATGGCCCGCCACCTGGACGCCGACGACCTGTTCCTGATCACCAAGCAGGGCTTCGACTTCTTCCACGAGCAGTTCGGGGTGCGGTACCCGCTGCCGAAATACGACCAGCTGTGGGTGCCGGACTTCAACGCCGGCGCGATGGAGAACTTCGGCTGCGTCACGCACGCCGAGGCGCACTACATCTTCCGCTCGCAGGTCACCGACTACGAGTACGAGCAGCGGGCGAACACGATCCTGCACGAGCTCGCCCACATGTGGTTCGGCGACCTGGTCACCATGCGCTGGTGGAACGACCTGTGGCTGAACGAGTCGTTCGCCGAGTGGGCCAGCCACTGGTGCAACGCCGAGGCCACCCGGTTCAGCGACGCCTGGTCGACGTTCCTGGCCATGCGCAAGGCCTGGGGTTACCGGCAGGACCAGCTCTCCTCCACCCACCCGGTCTACTGCGAGATGCCCGACCTGGAGGCGGTCGAGGTCAACTTCGACGGCATCACGTACGCCAAGGGCGCCAGCGTCATCAAGCAGCTCGTCGCGTACGTCGGCCTGGAGCCGTTCCTCACCGGCCTGCGGGAGTACTTCACCAAGCACGCCTGGGGCAACGCCACCTTCGACGACCTGCTCACCGACCTGGAGACGGCGTCCGGCCGGGAGCTGCGCAAGTTCGCCGCGCAGTGGCTGGAGACCGCGCAGGTCAACACGCTGCGCCCGGTCGTCGGACTGGACGACCAGGGCCGCTACACCAGCGTCGCGGTGCTCCAGGAGGCGCCGGCCGGTTACCCGACGCTGCGTACCCACCGGCTCGCCATCGGCCTCTACGACCTGGACGGCGAGCGGCTGGTGCGGCGCGACCGGATCGAGGTGGACGTGACCGGCGACCGGACCGAGATCGCCGAGCTGACCGGGGTCCAGGCGCCGGACGTGCTGCTGCTCAACGACGACGACCTGACCTACGCGAAACTGCGGCTGGACGAGCGCTCGATGGGCGTGCTGGTCGAGCACATCGCGGGCTTCGAGTCCTCGCTGCCGCGGGCGCTGTGCTGGGCCGCCGCCTGGGACATGCTGCGCGACGCCGAGCTGGCCGCCCGTGACTACGTGCAGCTGGTCTGCTCGGGCCTGCCGGCCGAGACCGACATCAACCTGACCACGGCCACCCTGCGGCAGGCGGCCGGCGCGCTGGTCAGCTTCGCCGACCCGGAGTGGGCGCCGACCGGCTGGGGCATGCTGGCGGAGCTGGCCACGGCGCAGCTCGCGGCCGCCGAGGCGGGCAGCGGCTGGCAGCTGACCTGGGCGCGGGCCTACATCACCGCGGCACGCACGCCGGAGCAGGCCGAGGTGCTGCGCGGCTGGCTCAGCGGCGGCACGAAGCCTGCGGGCCTGGTCGTCGACACCGAGCTGCGCTGGTCGCTGCTCCAGGCGCTGGCCGCGATCGGCGCGGCGACCGAGTCGGAGATCGACGACGAGGTGGCCGGGGACAAGACGGCCAGCGGTGAGCGGGAGGCGGCGATCGCCCGCGCGCTGCTGCCGACGCCGGAGAACAAGGCCCGGGTGTGGGCCGAGCTGACCGGCCCGCAGACGCCGCCGAACTGGCTCAACCGGTCGCTGCTGCAGGGCTTCCAGAGCACCCGCCAGGTGGCCCTGACGGCGCCGTACGCGGAGAAGTTCTTCGCGGTGGTGGACGACGTGTGGGCCCGCTCGGACAGCGAGCCGGCGCAGGAGTTCGCCACCCTGGCGTACCCGACCTTCCAGATCAGCGAGGAGACGGTCGCGCTGACCGACGCCTGGCTGGCGCAGGACGGGCACCCGGCGTCGCTGCGGCGGCTGGTCGCGGAGGGGCGGGACGGGATCCTCCGGGCGCTCAAGGCGCGGGCGAAGGACAGGAGCGCAAGCTGA
- a CDS encoding regulator gives MKLPYWVRGDTNAFFGFGVNVLVNVLTLTGLCLGVIKMPAGDVFGVVLPALGIALVAGNIYYTFLARRLAARENRADVTAMPYGPSVPHMFIVIFVIMLPIYLATKDPIAAWTAGIAWAFIIGVIVLIGAFVGPYIRKYAPRAALLGTLAGISITFISMNPAGTMWSAAWIALPVFGLLLIGLLTDVKLPFNLPIGLVALLAGTAIGWIGGAMSVPDVTAAAKDIAFAFPHLKVGLLIDGLRDMAPLLATAIPLGVYNFTEAMTNVESAATAGDRYNLRSVLLADGAGAVIGSCLGSPFPPAVYVGHPGWKAAGGRTGYSMATGVVIALLCFFGLFGLLGAIFPTAAIVPILLYIGLLIGAQAFQATPRAHAAAVVAALIPNIAQWATGQMDNALAAAGTTATQVGSEALAGAGLVYDGLRTLGQGAILAGLVLGAIVAFIIDKRFWHAAVFSGAGAVLTFVGLIHAPKVQWNADGQVTLGYLFLTVVCVLFALTRPAPRVPEPDEETEDAPEAASVPA, from the coding sequence ATGAAACTGCCTTATTGGGTACGCGGTGACACCAACGCCTTCTTCGGCTTCGGCGTCAACGTCCTGGTCAACGTGCTCACCCTGACCGGCCTCTGCCTCGGCGTGATCAAGATGCCGGCCGGCGACGTGTTCGGCGTGGTGCTGCCCGCCCTCGGCATCGCCCTGGTCGCCGGCAACATCTACTACACCTTCCTGGCCCGCCGCCTGGCCGCCCGGGAGAACCGGGCCGACGTCACGGCGATGCCCTACGGCCCCAGCGTCCCGCACATGTTCATCGTGATCTTCGTGATCATGCTGCCGATCTATCTGGCCACCAAGGATCCGATCGCGGCCTGGACGGCCGGCATCGCCTGGGCGTTCATCATCGGCGTGATCGTGCTGATCGGCGCGTTCGTCGGCCCCTACATCCGCAAGTACGCGCCCCGGGCCGCCCTGCTCGGCACCCTGGCCGGCATCTCGATCACCTTCATCTCGATGAACCCGGCCGGCACCATGTGGTCCGCCGCCTGGATCGCCCTGCCGGTCTTCGGCCTGCTGCTGATCGGCCTGCTCACCGACGTCAAATTGCCGTTCAACCTCCCGATCGGCCTGGTCGCGCTGCTGGCCGGCACCGCGATCGGCTGGATCGGCGGGGCGATGAGCGTGCCGGACGTGACCGCCGCCGCGAAGGACATCGCGTTCGCCTTCCCGCACCTCAAGGTCGGCCTGCTGATCGACGGGCTGAGGGACATGGCGCCGCTGCTGGCCACCGCCATCCCGCTGGGGGTCTACAACTTCACCGAGGCGATGACCAACGTGGAGAGCGCGGCCACCGCCGGCGACCGGTACAACCTGCGCAGCGTGCTGCTCGCCGACGGGGCCGGCGCGGTGATCGGCTCCTGCCTCGGGTCGCCGTTCCCGCCCGCGGTCTACGTCGGCCACCCGGGCTGGAAGGCCGCCGGCGGCCGCACCGGTTACTCGATGGCGACCGGCGTGGTGATCGCGCTGCTCTGCTTCTTCGGCCTGTTCGGCCTGCTCGGCGCGATCTTCCCGACCGCGGCGATCGTGCCGATCCTGCTCTACATCGGCCTGTTGATCGGCGCTCAGGCGTTCCAGGCGACGCCCCGGGCACACGCCGCCGCGGTGGTCGCCGCCCTGATCCCGAACATCGCCCAGTGGGCCACCGGCCAGATGGACAACGCGTTGGCCGCGGCCGGCACCACCGCGACCCAGGTCGGCTCGGAGGCCCTGGCCGGGGCGGGCCTCGTCTACGACGGGCTGCGCACACTCGGCCAGGGCGCCATCCTGGCCGGTCTGGTGCTCGGCGCGATCGTCGCGTTCATCATCGACAAGCGGTTCTGGCACGCGGCGGTCTTCTCCGGGGCGGGCGCGGTCCTGACCTTCGTCGGCCTGATCCACGCCCCGAAGGTGCAGTGGAACGCCGACGGGCAGGTGACGCTCGGGTACCTGTTCCTGACCGTGGTCTGCGTGCTGTTCGCGCTGACCCGGCCGGCGCCGCGGGTGCCGGAACCGGACGAGGAGACCGAGGACGCTCCGGAAGCGGCGTCGGTGCCGGCCTGA
- a CDS encoding Uma2 family endonuclease encodes MLSQGSPMRWTAPDGRWTEPDLHLFPQDGHRYEIVDGSLHVTPPPLDPAHDAVVDAVVLALRAAAPPDWWVCARLGVEIGASSLVPDVTVLRPRSSGAIWVDPADVALVVEVESPETRRYDRLLKPAVYAAAGIPGYWRIEPGAALAVHALDGAAYREIQRVEGAEPVKLDAPYPIRVSGF; translated from the coding sequence ATGCTGAGCCAGGGCTCGCCGATGCGGTGGACCGCGCCCGACGGCCGATGGACCGAGCCGGACCTGCATCTGTTCCCGCAGGACGGTCATCGGTACGAGATCGTCGACGGCAGCCTGCACGTCACCCCGCCCCCGCTGGACCCGGCACACGACGCCGTGGTCGACGCGGTGGTGCTCGCCCTGCGCGCGGCCGCCCCGCCGGACTGGTGGGTGTGCGCCCGGCTCGGCGTGGAGATTGGCGCCAGCAGCCTGGTGCCGGACGTGACCGTGCTGCGCCCGCGCTCGTCCGGGGCGATCTGGGTGGATCCGGCCGACGTGGCCCTGGTCGTCGAGGTGGAGTCACCCGAGACGCGGCGTTACGACCGTCTGCTCAAACCGGCGGTGTACGCGGCCGCCGGCATCCCCGGTTACTGGCGGATCGAGCCGGGCGCGGCGCTGGCCGTGCACGCACTGGACGGCGCGGCATACCGCGAGATCCAGCGCGTCGAGGGCGCCGAGCCGGTGAAACTCGACGCCCCGTACCCGATCCGGGTAAGCGGTTTCTGA
- a CDS encoding alpha/beta hydrolase codes for MLHPQVTAAARLRRRPSAEQLSASPYERLQFARAAMEESNEAETGPALPLPVVADLDANGVPCRLYATRAGAPVFVYLHGGGWCYGSIETVDRFCRRVADRSGFAVLSVGYRLAPEHVHPAALLDAEAVLDHVRKEGAELGVDPSRLAIGGDSAGGQLATVTARRQRDAGTPLDFQALIYPALDPLTSAESYDELGEYGLDRASMKLAWETYVPDPMTRLTPDVAPLAVADLSGMPSTLIITAEYDALRDEGADYADALIAGGVPVVHTRYQGMNHGFARKIATIDAARAAADQVAAALRAALTF; via the coding sequence GTGCTCCATCCGCAGGTGACGGCGGCGGCGAGACTTCGCCGCCGCCCCTCCGCCGAGCAGCTCTCGGCGAGCCCCTACGAGAGGCTCCAGTTCGCCCGTGCGGCGATGGAGGAGTCCAACGAGGCGGAGACCGGCCCGGCGCTGCCGTTGCCGGTGGTCGCCGACCTGGACGCGAATGGCGTGCCCTGCCGGCTCTACGCGACCCGGGCCGGCGCGCCGGTCTTCGTCTACCTGCACGGCGGCGGCTGGTGCTACGGCAGCATCGAGACCGTCGACCGGTTCTGCCGCCGGGTTGCCGACCGGTCCGGCTTCGCGGTGCTGTCGGTGGGCTACCGGCTCGCCCCGGAGCACGTCCACCCGGCCGCGCTCCTGGACGCCGAGGCGGTGCTCGACCACGTCCGCAAGGAGGGCGCCGAGCTGGGTGTGGACCCGTCCCGGCTGGCGATCGGCGGGGACAGCGCGGGCGGCCAGCTCGCCACGGTCACCGCCCGCCGGCAGCGTGACGCCGGCACCCCACTGGACTTCCAGGCGCTGATCTACCCGGCGCTGGACCCGCTCACCTCCGCCGAGTCGTACGACGAGCTGGGGGAGTACGGGCTGGACCGGGCCTCGATGAAGCTGGCCTGGGAGACCTACGTCCCGGATCCGATGACCCGGCTCACGCCGGACGTGGCGCCGCTGGCCGTCGCCGACCTGTCCGGGATGCCCTCCACCCTGATCATCACGGCGGAGTACGACGCGCTGCGCGACGAGGGCGCCGATTACGCGGACGCGCTGATCGCCGGGGGCGTGCCGGTGGTCCACACCCGTTACCAGGGGATGAACCACGGTTTCGCCCGCAAGATCGCCACCATCGACGCGGCCCGGGCGGCGGCCGACCAGGTCGCCGCCGCCCTCCGCGCCGCGCTGACGTTCTGA
- a CDS encoding DNA-directed RNA polymerase II — protein sequence MPEQPQWSERTLDMPPQDPWADQPTATAPPVPPADDPTRVQSSPSSPQAAPPSPFSQGRAVVTPRDQRRDDFTAVHEPTGTGWPGAGMPHEQHSLGWHLRQLRRGGEWSTAAVLFAFVCWGIWALSEGGSLVTPVVVFVITLLVGVGLFFLARLVGRVVLERYLNRPRHTARGAHMVAGLYLVGVGFTFLRQTQWVMDAFNWVKDLFS from the coding sequence ATGCCTGAGCAACCGCAGTGGTCGGAGCGGACGCTCGACATGCCGCCGCAGGACCCGTGGGCCGACCAGCCGACGGCGACCGCGCCGCCCGTGCCGCCGGCCGACGACCCCACCCGCGTGCAGTCCTCGCCGAGCAGCCCGCAGGCCGCGCCGCCGTCGCCGTTCAGCCAGGGCCGTGCCGTGGTCACCCCGCGCGACCAGCGGCGCGACGACTTCACCGCGGTCCACGAGCCGACCGGCACCGGCTGGCCCGGCGCCGGGATGCCGCACGAGCAGCACAGCCTCGGCTGGCACCTGCGCCAGCTGCGCCGCGGTGGCGAGTGGAGCACCGCCGCGGTGCTCTTCGCGTTCGTCTGCTGGGGCATCTGGGCGCTGTCCGAGGGCGGCTCCCTGGTCACCCCGGTGGTGGTCTTCGTCATCACGCTGCTGGTCGGGGTGGGCCTCTTCTTCCTGGCCCGGCTGGTCGGCCGGGTGGTGCTGGAGCGCTATCTGAACCGGCCCCGCCACACCGCCCGCGGCGCCCACATGGTGGCCGGGCTCTACCTGGTCGGCGTCGGTTTCACCTTCCTCCGCCAGACCCAGTGGGTGATGGACGCCTTCAACTGGGTGAAAGACCTGTTCTCCTGA
- a CDS encoding disulfide bond formation protein DsbA: MTERATVDMWFDPICPWAWMTSRWLLEVEKVRDLDVRFNVMSLSVLNEGRDELPERYKELLSKGWGPVRVCIAAAETAGPEVLRDLYTAFGTRIHLQKYELDEKLYREALTEVGLDPELAAAADTDQYDEALRASHNAGMKPVGTDVGTPVIHAPGPNPDEKIAFFGPVVTPAPKGDAAGKLWDGVLLVAGTPGFYEIKRSREIGPIFD, translated from the coding sequence ATGACTGAACGCGCCACCGTCGACATGTGGTTCGACCCCATCTGCCCCTGGGCCTGGATGACCTCCCGTTGGCTGCTCGAGGTGGAGAAGGTCCGGGACCTCGACGTCCGTTTCAACGTGATGAGCCTGTCGGTGCTCAACGAGGGCCGTGACGAGCTGCCCGAGCGCTACAAGGAGCTGCTGAGCAAGGGCTGGGGCCCGGTCCGGGTCTGTATCGCCGCCGCCGAGACGGCCGGCCCGGAGGTGCTGCGGGACCTGTACACCGCCTTCGGCACCCGGATCCACCTGCAGAAGTACGAGCTCGACGAGAAGCTTTACCGGGAGGCGCTGACCGAGGTCGGCCTGGACCCGGAGCTGGCCGCGGCCGCGGACACCGATCAGTACGACGAGGCGTTGCGGGCCAGCCACAACGCCGGCATGAAGCCGGTCGGCACGGACGTCGGCACCCCGGTGATCCACGCGCCCGGGCCGAACCCGGACGAGAAGATCGCCTTCTTCGGCCCGGTGGTCACCCCGGCGCCCAAGGGCGACGCGGCCGGCAAGCTGTGGGACGGCGTGCTGCTGGTGGCCGGCACCCCCGGCTTCTACGAGATCAAGCGCAGCCGGGAGATCGGTCCGATTTTCGATTAG
- the rpiA gene encoding ribose 5-phosphate isomerase A, translated as MQWKNRPNGLTWSGVIKNEEAKREAAARLAAELQDGQTVGIGSGSTSFLTLQALAARARQEGLSFTAIPTSIEVANACAALGLRTATLNEVRPDWCFDGADEVDAKKRLIKGRGGALYQEKLMMAAAPKAYIVVDQSKIVERLGQNFAAPVEIDPAALSLIFEQLQDFPGLDEVTLRPAGGKDGPVITERGNLTLDLRFSEIADDAHTRLKQMSGVVETGLFFGYDFELILAG; from the coding sequence ATGCAGTGGAAGAACCGCCCCAACGGCCTGACCTGGTCAGGTGTCATCAAGAACGAGGAAGCCAAGCGGGAGGCGGCGGCCCGGCTGGCCGCCGAGTTGCAGGACGGGCAGACGGTCGGCATCGGCTCCGGCTCGACCAGCTTCCTCACCCTCCAGGCCCTCGCCGCCCGCGCGCGGCAGGAGGGGCTCTCGTTCACCGCGATCCCCACCTCGATCGAGGTGGCGAACGCGTGTGCCGCGCTCGGCCTGCGCACCGCGACGCTCAACGAGGTCCGGCCGGACTGGTGCTTCGACGGCGCCGACGAGGTGGACGCGAAAAAGCGCCTGATCAAGGGCCGCGGCGGCGCGCTCTACCAGGAGAAGCTGATGATGGCCGCGGCGCCGAAGGCGTACATCGTGGTCGACCAGTCCAAGATCGTGGAACGGCTGGGGCAGAACTTCGCGGCGCCGGTGGAGATCGACCCCGCCGCGCTCAGCCTGATCTTCGAGCAGTTGCAGGACTTCCCCGGTCTCGACGAGGTCACCCTGCGCCCGGCCGGCGGCAAGGACGGCCCGGTCATCACCGAGCGCGGCAACCTGACGCTGGACCTGCGGTTCAGCGAGATCGCCGACGACGCCCACACCCGCCTGAAGCAGATGTCCGGCGTCGTCGAGACCGGTCTCTTCTTCGGTTACGACTTCGAGTTGATCCTGGCCGGCTGA
- a CDS encoding AtzH-like domain-containing protein, with the protein MERDIPAVMAEVATAFEAYEQALVDNDVERVLGFFADRAVRFGIADHQDGLDEQRRWRVAQDPLPPGRRLKETQIHTYGLSTAVVTTLFGYPGSDVPGRQTQAWARLPEGWRIITAHVSEPAS; encoded by the coding sequence ATGGAACGGGACATCCCCGCGGTGATGGCGGAGGTCGCCACCGCTTTCGAGGCCTATGAGCAGGCGCTGGTGGACAACGACGTCGAGCGCGTCCTCGGTTTCTTCGCCGACCGCGCGGTCCGTTTCGGCATCGCCGATCACCAGGACGGGCTCGACGAGCAGAGGCGGTGGCGGGTCGCGCAGGACCCGCTGCCGCCGGGCCGCCGGCTCAAGGAGACCCAGATCCATACGTACGGCCTGAGCACCGCCGTGGTGACCACCCTGTTCGGTTACCCCGGGTCCGACGTCCCCGGCCGGCAGACGCAGGCGTGGGCACGTCTGCCGGAGGGCTGGCGGATCATCACGGCGCACGTCTCGGAGCCGGCCTCGTGA